A portion of the Abyssisolibacter fermentans genome contains these proteins:
- a CDS encoding efflux RND transporter periplasmic adaptor subunit, giving the protein MKKIFTISIAIMMCILGISCSNEIPVQQADTIKPVKTITLKNETKPVLLNYIGTVNYNEIKKLGFKSPGKIEKVYITKGEKISKGSLLAKLDTKDLRFSYEASKAQLDASKSQYTKALDAYNFANDTYERIKNMYEKNAISKQKYEEAKLQLDIRQSELNQANELKNQAKVDFDYKESLLQDATLKADSNGYIVDTLFKEGEMVSAGYPVVVVRNDNKIVNVGLTQEDIVKTKLGDTAQIKANNTVVEGTITNISELPDTDTRTYNVELALNENNFKIGFIVNVDIQIGEENGIWIPIKSIKSNSQDYVYVVNNDIANEKIIQIESIHETSAKVTGLNDNDKLVIQGISMLVNGDKVRIED; this is encoded by the coding sequence ATGAAAAAGATATTCACTATAAGTATTGCAATTATGATGTGTATTCTTGGAATATCATGTTCCAATGAAATACCCGTTCAACAAGCAGATACAATAAAGCCTGTAAAAACAATAACATTGAAAAATGAGACAAAACCAGTTTTACTAAATTATATTGGTACTGTTAATTATAATGAAATAAAAAAATTAGGTTTTAAAAGTCCCGGCAAAATTGAAAAAGTTTATATTACTAAAGGTGAAAAAATTTCTAAAGGTTCTCTATTAGCAAAACTTGATACTAAGGATTTAAGGTTTTCATACGAAGCATCTAAAGCTCAATTAGATGCTTCAAAGTCACAATATACTAAGGCTCTAGACGCTTATAACTTTGCTAATGATACATATGAGAGAATTAAAAACATGTATGAAAAAAATGCAATTTCAAAACAAAAATATGAAGAAGCCAAGCTACAACTTGATATAAGACAATCAGAATTAAACCAAGCAAATGAACTAAAAAATCAAGCAAAAGTTGATTTTGACTATAAAGAAAGTTTACTACAGGATGCAACCTTAAAGGCTGATTCAAATGGCTATATTGTTGATACTCTTTTTAAAGAAGGTGAAATGGTAAGTGCAGGTTATCCTGTTGTTGTAGTTAGAAATGATAATAAAATAGTCAACGTTGGGCTGACACAAGAAGATATCGTAAAAACTAAACTTGGTGATACAGCGCAAATAAAAGCTAATAATACAGTAGTCGAAGGAACAATAACTAATATTAGTGAACTTCCTGATACTGATACTAGAACTTATAATGTTGAACTAGCATTAAATGAAAATAATTTTAAAATTGGATTCATAGTTAATGTAGACATACAAATTGGTGAAGAAAATGGTATTTGGATACCTATTAAAAGCATAAAATCAAATAGTCAAGACTATGTATATGTTGTCAATAATGATATTGCAAATGAAAAAATAATACAAATTGAATCTATTCATGAAACCTCCGCTAAGGTTACAGGTCTTAACGATAATGATAAACTTGTAATTCAAGGTATTAGTATGTTAGTTAATGGAGATAAAGTTAGAATTGAAGACTAG